The DNA sequence TCCCCATATCCACATTACTCCAAATCCCATCTTCTGGCCATTCTTGAACAATAAGAAGTTTCCCATTGATGAGCCAGGGACGATTCTCTAAGACTTCCACGCAGTCTTCTTCCTGATCAAAGAAAATCCCCCAAAGACCCACTTTCAGAGTTTTAAACCTCCAGTTTCCTTTCACCGTTTTACGCCATATCTGGGAAAGGATTTCTTTCAATCTGGATCTAGAAACCCCCTTCCCTTCGAAAAAACAGGCCAGGACACCTGTTCGTGCGACATCGGCATTAATCTCAAAATCAGGTTCTAACTCAAGCGTCATGGACTTAAGAAAGTTTTTCCGCATCTGCTCCATAGCCTCATCCTCCTCCTTAGATTCCTGTTGAGGATCACGAGATTCCACTGTAGACTCATTAATTTCCACACCCTTATTCCCACTCTGAACATTTATTTCTTCAGAGGGGATGTCACCAACCACTGGGACCTCATCAATACCACGTGAGTTTGCACTGATATCCCCCATAAAGAAGACAAAGCAACAACCTTTGACACAATATTCTTTTTTACCAGCCGACAAGAGACAAGAAGACGATTAACACTCCAAACAACGACTCACTTTTTTGTATTAAAAGATGggaaaacaacaaagaaaactCACTTTTTACCAACTGAAATAACCAAAAGCACAAAAGAAAACCAAACACTCAGGAGTATAAGACAAACCTCCCAACCAAAGGACCACCACGTTGACACAAAGGGAAAGATTAATCACAATGGAACACAGCCACCGTTGGACATTCCAACACTCTCATCTTGAGAGAAAagataattatagttatttgatTGTAGTGGAGCATATAAACCGTCCATAGGACACTGATTGTATTTAGGTAAAAGATACTCTCCCTCCATTATTAACGGTTGTATCTTAACTttgaatatttaatatataacagTTTTTTattccaacaaaaaaaaaaggctgTATTACTATTAGCACGCGACAATAGAGGAGAAATACCATAACACAAATTATAAGTTGGACCGTTTGGGATTATGTGCCTGGTTTCAACTTTCAACCATAGTGTCGTGTTTTTGCGGGTCTAATGAGATGGTAATTtggatattattattattatttgagaaACTCTATTAACATAGCTAATTATTACAGATATCACCTTACTTAAAAAAAAGTCTTTGGTTACAATTTTGTTTCGCCAGTATTATTTTTGAGTGTAATTTATGATCAAATTCTTTGGACTTTTACGTTTGTTATGGTTTAACtctcataaaaaaattatagctAAACTTCCTAATTTTTACTATTGCTTTATTAGTTAGTATTCCTTCCGTtaatttttaactattttttttttgaaggaaaatgctAAAAGATACTCGTGGTTAGGCATGACAAAAAGATCCATTCATTCGGATTGATCCGATCCGACTGATCATTACTGATTCGAAACATTCGGATAGTTATTGGATCTTGGATTAGATCCGACCTGCatcgcttaattttttttacggaTAAGATCTGACCCgatctattttaaatatattattttctataaaaaaaaagatttttactttttaatatattttttttttaaaaaaaaaaatttgaatctaCCCTAAATTAAATCCCAATTTCACCAAATCTCATTTTCTTCTCCTCATTTTCCCGAGAAAATCCAAATTCCATGTTGAAAACTCTACTTGGAAAACTCTTAACAAAGATGAGTGTCAGAACTGTTTGGTGAATGCTAGTGCTTCGCTCTTGAATTGTGCTCCTGCGTCGGAGGGTAGAGCCATGTTCGCATATTGTTATGTAAGGTACTCTACTGATAGGTTCTTTCATTTGGCTGAACGAAGAAGACGAAGgtcagctttttttttttttttattctttcttaAACGTAATTCATCACATTAATTATgagttattttaattagttttttttggaaaaatgtatataattattgttttttctccaaaaatttgtttaattttgagatatttttattggctaattagaattttgtttattatttatcgGGTTCTTATTAATTACAGATGACATTGCTTTGaaatattaattacatttttatgtgataagaatttgatatattttttttattgattttgacaaataaaataaaaatatataagaaaaaaaatgatgcattattagttcttaaacaaataaattttgaaaaaaaaaattataaatttagatataaaattattttttttttttaaaaaaaaattgggtcggatcagatccgatccgtaTAAAGCGGGTCAGATCATATACGATCCGAGTATCTGATCCAGCGGGGTGGGGCGGGGCAGATCCGTACATGATCTGGATCaggtcggatcagatccgacccgccCCATTGACATTCCTACTCGTGGTGTTTAGCACCctcttatgtgtcaatatcgctattggtccaactaagtatcgtgtctcatataatttaatataatagtttttagagaatatcgctaaccaatcgcaacgctacatgtcgagaaggtactaggtaccactggtgcctaatagcaatgctcgaGTGCTAAATATATTTGTCACTTTGTACACAAATATACACATGGtaaaattttattaggtcacctgaaattaattattaaaaaaaattaaaatattaaaagaattaaaatcagaaaataaaataaaaatttctctttttctcttttccttttttttctttctttccttttttttttaattgttcttcttcttcttctttgctgTCCAAAAAAACCAAAACCCAAAACCACACCGACAAGACCCCAATCCCAACAAAACTACACTCCCGACCTTGTCAACCAGCTAGCAAAAATCTACCACCCACCCTTTCAAGCTCTCCCTCTCTTTGAGGTTTCACCCTCTCGATTTAAAAAGGTAATTATAAaagtataaatgaaaaaaaatcccaAACAAATTTCTCAATcgtagaaaagaaaaagttttatttatttttagtatattttagatttaaaaatagtattaaaataatttttgtttttaaatatacataataatattataaaattaataaaaaatattttattatgtaactgaaatattttgttaaataattaggatattctattaaaattaaagcaaaaaactaaaaaaatctgTTTAACTAAGAATTTCATTACATaaacacattttatatagaataaattTATATAGCATCTTAAAAAATCTAAGCACATTCACTCATTCACCACCCTTTCAAGCTCTTTCTGCTATTGTTATTTCAGAttagaaattttatatatataatatttcggATGGGCTGTGAGGTTGGTGGGTGGTAGCGGTTTGGTTTCCTTGGCAGcaaattagaagaagaagaatcaagagggaaaaaagaaaatataaaggaaagaaagaaaaaaaaaaatagaaagaaagggGGAATTTCCTATCTTTTTCGATTTTAAATCatgtttttaaatattttaatttatctttttaattattaatatattaggCGGTCCAATAAAATTTTACCACGTGTACACTTCTACGTACACAGTGACACGTCTATTTAGTACTTAACAACTAAAAATTAACTGAAAAAAAACTGACCAAAACGATTGTATAATTTTtccaatataaaaattaaattgtgACAAACTTAAATGTCTAAAGAGTTTAGCCGCTACCCTATTTTCTCTGGTGCTAATTAGATCCATCAAATGCTAGCTAGAATAAGTGGCAATATATTATTAGGCAATGtgttaaatagttaattattattaaaaaatcacattaaattaatcaatataatTCTGAATGATTATagtatttctttaaaaattataatatgtaaccaaacaaattaaatatataaacaaaaacacATTCTCTTATATATCTGGGTTAAAATTCATACACATCTTGAAATAAAAACCTAAATCAGAagcaaatttataccaaatatataaaCTAAAGAAATCAACAACCCAACTAATGACAGAGTGAAAAAAACCCAAATTCATAATAACAACGAAAAAGTTTATaaccaaatatataaaaattaaacattataattattttctaatatttaattagctataaataaaaattactaaaataattttattattatattataactaATAAGATAGTAATAATTACACTTATCACACATTTACTATACAGTATTCAGAATCGgaataaattaataaagaaatgTAACCAAATAAATGAGGAATAATAGGaatcaatatttataatatgttgtttactaaaatttttttaaaatcaaataataGTGATTTATCATGTTTACTTATGAGGGAACGGAATCGGAATCtttaaattaactaaattacccttttgagttaaactatagTATATGATAGTTATTTTGTTagacatattttaaaaaaataaattgtcactatatatttaatattaaaaaggtaaaataaaaataaataaaatccataACTCTTAATTGCATTCCTTACTAAATTGGTGGGAGAAGTATTCCCTATCTTTGATCTCATATTTAATCAAGTTatctattttctaattttaatattgTAAGTAAACAAATGTAAAAGAATAATTAGTTTACCTTTAATTCTCATTATTTATTAGTAAACATGATGTAGATTCCGAGCCATAATAATTAGATCAATACTATAGATTacattcaaatttataaaaaaaaataataataaggtaACAATACTATTACTAATTATTAAGTAGGTACAAATAAATTAATGTTAGAAATATAATATTTGTCATTAAATTATAGAGAAAGTATAAAAAAGAATCCCTTTACACTCTCCTTGTGATAATTGACTAGTCTACCACACTTCTTAGGagattttaaattcaaatccCCGTCTCTaaagtgtgtgtatatatatataaaaaaaaaattataaaacatatAAGACCACACTAAGTTAATTTAcacaaattaacaaaaaaaaaagttaatttacACAACACAATTGAGTTGTGTAGATTAAGTAAGCAAAACAAGATGGCTATATGAATTTGACACTCTCACACGGTGAGATGTAGGTGTTCATCATTTTCTAGCTCCTGCTCAAAGTAATCCCGACGAGCATTTTTAGCTAACATCAATGTAACGAGCCAGAAAAATGTTGAATCAAGAGACACAAAAGCACCACCACCGAGCAGACCAGTTTTGGCAGTAGGACAATCTGAGTTGCTGTGGTGGAATTGCTCTGTGAGTGTAGGCCACAACAACAGGGCTGCACCTATTCCTGCTGTGAACAAACCAGTGTTGAAGAAAACCATAAAGGTAGTACTGCTCCTCAACAATTTACCTTTTGGAATGGACTTTCCTTTGTATGGATAAAACAATGACCAAATCCCAAATATTGTTGATACTATGAGGAATGCTATGGATAGATACCCCAAAGCCACTGTTGCCCAATCAGATGGGTATTTGCACATATCAACACCTATTTCTGGGATTGGGGTGCCTGAAGCAGGCTGTCAACACACCcaacaaataatattattttcacatatatcgtaaatatatataagaggaACCAGAAAATGACATGACATACACACATTTACTCATTGTTATTATTACCTTTCTGTATTCAGCAACAACTCCAAAAATGAATGACAACACACCAGAAAAGCCCACTATCAACGAAAATTGCTTCATAGTTAAGGCCATTTTTGAGGATTAAATTGATCAATCTCCTACAATACAAAATAAACATTATCCAATTAATTGAAGAGAAACTTAATTCAGGGGATTACagaataaatgaaaaaagaaaatatttctctctctttttttttttcaaattatcaataaaaactataaaatgtatatagaaaatgaaaagaaataaaagtaataatacatgcatatataataaattaatgtaGTTGGTCACTAATTTTAATAAGCGAAACTCATcttaaacaaaattatttatatttatgtgtgttaaatttaaatatgattTATACACAAATTGCAATTTCTTTTTATGACATAAAATTATATTGCAATGTGATTATATAGAGAGTGTTTCTCTTTGAACTGAAGCATGATTTTAATGAGAACTAGCTTTGTAAATTTCTGGAAAGTTACGAACAAAGAATAAAGACAGAAAATTGCGAAATAGTTTTGGAAAGCTGAGAGAGCGAGAGGAGGGTGTACCAAACTGCAATTACACCAATAATCAATAGAATTAGGAAGGAAGGAGACAGTAGTGAATAGCGATCAGCCCAATTCGTACGTGTTTGGTAGAGAAAGAAgatttatatatacaaaaaaaagaGTAGAGAGTAGTATAAATACATAATCAATCCTGAAAGTGAAATCTATCTCTACTTTGaatctaaatataaatatacaatatttttctaaattatataaaagataaataaaacaatctatcttttttatttatttatttatcttttatattttatatagtttttatttatttttttaatttttgtaaagatattttatatttatagatgtttttttaaataatattttatatagtttttattttttttatttttatgaagaatatattatatagaattttagaattaagaagcattttaaaaatatgttGTAAATGTGGCAATGAAGCGTCTGGATTAATGACTATATTTTTAGTTCCAAGTCTACAATTTGAATAtagaactttatattttttttaacaaaaaaaaattaaaaagtcacAGAGTTTGCCATGACGTGTGGTATTAATTACTTATAATTGAGAATAATTTACATGTAtcaaaaaatttagatatttttacgttaaaatataaatttacattttatttacagaaatatTTTCATAATGTGTGGgcaacatttttttatttaatgaatttttatttatcaaaataccacttacacacctACTTAGGCACACTCCATGCATGTCACCTCAaattgcatcatctttttcctctttttttttttttttttttttttttttttttattttaatcttcaatttctattttagtttttagtttatctttcttttttttttgttgtcattttttcattcaaaaaattcATTCTTCCCCACAATCATATCCATTTCGAGCAATAACCATCTCTAACTTTTTTATATAACTGCCTGATCCattttcattcaatttttttttttattttgtatctttCATTTCGTGTATATAATGGCTATTATCCGTTCTTATGCTTCTCTATTTCCATTGCGAAAAAAGGCTTTCAAAATAGGTCTTAAATCAGTTGCTAATAAGTCCAAAGGGAAAAGTGATCCAAATGACTCTGATTTTGCTCCCCTCGTTGCTAAAAGTGATCGTCGACCAGTGAAGAAGAAGTCGAAAGTTTCTTTGCCTGAAAAAATTAATCCAAATCTGACGGTCAGAAAAGAATGAAGGAACCAGATGTCCTTCCTAAGGTTTGTTTGTagtttcattttagttttaCTCCTAGCCctaaaatttcatttatttttgttttatgttgGTTTTATTGTTCTAATTTGATTTAAGGGTTTAGTTTTTGTTGtcgttttcatgttatttttattttttatgttttttcaaTTATGTAAACATTTTAATACATGCAATTAGTTTGTATTTTGGGTTGTTTGtgttctattttttaatttattgttttatgtatatatgtatcacattttttatttattttttcttgttatttattatttttttttttgtatttttatattcatGTTGGTATTAGGCCTAATTCCTAACAAATgtttatggtttgattcttagTGGTTTGCTTGTAGTTTCGTAACAGTTGTATTATCATTGATGTTTGGATATATTTTTCTCATTCTACTTTTTCATTACCTTTTTTTGTTTGCTTTCAAGAATGGGAATGCGGATTCCTGATCATTACAAGTCGAAAGTTGTGTCTACTTGTAATTATGAAGTGATTAGGAAGCTCAATGAGAATCTTTCCCAGAATGTGAAGGCCATGTTCCAGTCTACATAATTTGGTAAATTTTTAGACATTCTGTCTTTTAAATTTTACCCTCAAATTGTTCATGATATTTTGTTGAGAGAGGCCTAGCAGTCGAATGTCAAGGAATTTTGGGTAAATATTTGTGGTCATGGTGTGCGATCTGGATTGTATGAGAGATTGTAACAAATCTAAATTTGTTTAGGAATCAACTACATTATTGACTCATACTTCCGTAGTGTTAAATCGATTACTCAAAAATTTGTTAAAGTTGTTATTTTAGGTTGTATGTGGGGGGATGATGATGCTTTAGCTTTAAAGGTTGCTATCTTGTATTTTGTGTATTGATAATATTAATAGTGGTAGACAGGACGAGTACTCTTGGGGTAGAGAGTCTTTTGAGCTTACACTCTTTGAAGGGTAATGTTGCTCACAGTGTTAAGAAAAAGAATGAACATGTAAGTGTTAATGCTTATCAAGGTCGGTATAGGTTATTGGGTTGCCTTTGGGTTTTTCAGGTGTGATTTTACGAGTGTTGTGTGAGAAAGTTAGGAGATTTTGGCAAATGACTTCATTCTCATATTCTGAGAATTTTGAATTGGGGCAGTGGTGATGATCTTGACAAGGGTACTCTAGCTTTACAAGATTTAACATTAAAGGTTTTTTATTTGCCTCTTAAGATTGTAAGTGTTCAGTTTGCTTGCAagtattttatagtttttattaccttttttttttttaatgaaatttactttttgtatttgtttgttttttgatGTTATTGTGTATAAGTGATCAGAACTTGAGGCCCACTTCTGAAGAGTTTAAGCAATTACCTCTGGATAGTTTTTTCGAGGATATTTTTATTGATGATCATCCGTCAGTTAAGTCTTCAGCTAATGTTGGTTCTTCTAATTTCAAGATTTTGACAGAGAAAGTCAGTAAAATTATTTGTTCTCAGAATAAACTGTGATAACTTTGCTCTTTTGAGAGATTTTGTTAAGGTTAATTTCAAGGGTGTGTTGGATGtaatgttaggttttatgccctaaataaaactctttacaatctgattagttatcaatataagaaatttgaagtgattgatgtttgcatgaattttacatgctagtggtttaacatgtttaatatgtttattacattcatacacacaaaatcagttaaatccagatcatatgtttattcacaattacagtgtcgtcaacacagtggaatgtgattgtgatcatatgaatcaaaagttttggtccctgtttcatcagtgttattggatttacactaatgtgataatcagcgatgatgtgtacttacacttggagtaagtgttatgttcttttcaggacattagtaaagtatactagtttcgaatgtatggagtatacattggactggaccgatattgcaactaagttaagatattacaaacttaccgttatacatatctttccaagtcaatatcagtagttgatcttaagattaaaagaatctaaatcctgatatgcttaggctcaactcaggagtgctattcatgttcttagatttattagttaagcctacttttgggtcagggtgatacgtatatttcgagaacatgatagtatgattgagtgggagtgctgaacataaatatggaatctatagcttctactggtgtatagaagtcaagtgatgattcccttcgagcttagcaaatagaagtaaatggatgagctcttgtttaactgactaatcattagatcactaaacaccatttacaggtagctaagtcttttaaggggcaaaatacattgaggggtgagaacggtaaagaaatcctatcttgatgtaaatcatctatatagaggatctttaaatcacaataagattataacaatggttaaatgagatagtatattggtatcgtgaaacatacaatatgctctatataagtctgagagtgcaattctaagttctaagagtggattcaacgaagaattaataagtaggaatttacttggtaaatttggttcacttattggaagctcagcatatagatccatggtccccattctagttgagaacattctgcttgtaagactcattaattgattcgtgattgatcaattataattctaaagttagactatgtctgattttatgaattttcacaaagcaggggtgaaattgtaaggaaaagaattttctaggtttatttatttattaatggactttatatgtctaattaataattaaattaaatgacaatattatttaataatttattttagttattaaataattagttttggcatttaaaaggttagaattggaaaattggcatttttgagaaaatagagataaaatttgataaaattgcaaaattaagtaaggcccaataacaccatatggccggccacttaatgatgatttttcaaattattattttcactattttaatgccaaataattctaaacctagacctagtagttgcttataaatagaaagtgatggctcagtcaaatcataagttttcaacaagcctttctgacagaaatttctctcttcagaaaactgagccttcctcactctctaccttggccgaaatctctctctctctttt is a window from the Cannabis sativa cultivar Pink pepper isolate KNU-18-1 chromosome 1, ASM2916894v1, whole genome shotgun sequence genome containing:
- the LOC115701986 gene encoding uncharacterized protein LOC115701986; its protein translation is MALTMKQFSLIVGFSGVLSFIFGVVAEYRKPASGTPIPEIGVDMCKYPSDWATVALGYLSIAFLIVSTIFGIWSLFYPYKGKSIPKGKLLRSSTTFMVFFNTGLFTAGIGAALLLWPTLTEQFHHSNSDCPTAKTGLLGGGAFVSLDSTFFWLVTLMLAKNARRDYFEQELENDEHLHLTV